A single genomic interval of Nonomuraea rubra harbors:
- the cobG gene encoding precorrin-3B synthase: MSIADFSGRIRPDACPGALQVHEAADGPLARVRLPGGAASAAQLHALADGAETFGSGVIELTSRANVQVRGLHSPAAFAGHLAAAGLLPSAEHERVRNIVASPLSGRGAGGSLDALALAEALDRALCGLPRLAGLPGRFLFAVDDGSGDVAGLGADVTYAAGICGRPPTREEAGERRLLLAGRDTGLTCGPESAVPLMIAAAEAFLDLRPDGAPRAWRIHELENGPARIAAHLTADPAARALKSAPPAAPPSPEPTAGPAAEPTPQGPAPGPAAEPTAQETTGGRRAGRLVQRDGRVALEVLVPLGRLTPAQVRALADSGPAVRFTPWRTAVSLDLSPAGAERAERALAGAGLITDPASPWAGVTACTGRPGCAKALADVQADARRWVEGLDRAPGTPVHWAGCERRCGLPRGRVVELIATADGYRRQPE, encoded by the coding sequence GTGTCCATAGCCGACTTTTCCGGACGGATCCGTCCTGACGCCTGTCCGGGCGCGCTACAGGTACACGAGGCCGCGGACGGCCCGCTGGCCCGGGTCCGCCTGCCCGGCGGCGCGGCGTCCGCCGCCCAGCTCCATGCGCTCGCGGACGGCGCCGAGACGTTCGGCTCGGGCGTGATCGAGCTCACCTCGCGGGCGAACGTCCAGGTACGCGGCCTCCACTCCCCCGCCGCCTTCGCCGGGCACCTCGCCGCGGCCGGGCTGCTGCCGTCGGCCGAGCACGAACGTGTCCGCAACATCGTCGCCTCGCCGTTGAGCGGCCGGGGCGCCGGTGGGTCGCTGGACGCGCTCGCCCTGGCGGAGGCCCTGGACCGGGCGCTGTGCGGGCTGCCCCGGCTGGCGGGGCTGCCGGGGCGGTTCCTGTTCGCGGTGGATGACGGGTCGGGGGATGTGGCCGGGCTCGGGGCGGATGTGACGTACGCGGCCGGGATCTGCGGCAGGCCGCCCACTCGCGAGGAGGCCGGTGAAAGGCGGCTGTTGCTGGCGGGCCGGGACACCGGGTTGACCTGCGGTCCGGAGTCCGCTGTACCGCTCATGATCGCCGCCGCGGAGGCGTTCCTCGACCTGCGCCCGGACGGCGCTCCCCGCGCCTGGCGCATCCACGAGCTGGAGAACGGCCCGGCCCGCATCGCCGCCCACCTGACCGCCGACCCGGCCGCCCGCGCGCTCAAGTCCGCACCACCCGCCGCACCACCGTCCCCAGAACCGACCGCCGGCCCAGCCGCCGAACCAACACCCCAGGGACCGGCCCCCGGCCCAGCCGCTGAACCGACGGCCCAGGAGACGACCGGCGGGCGGCGGGCCGGGCGGCTGGTGCAGCGGGACGGGCGGGTGGCGCTGGAGGTACTGGTGCCGCTCGGCAGGCTGACGCCCGCCCAGGTCCGGGCCCTCGCCGACAGCGGCCCGGCCGTACGGTTCACCCCGTGGCGGACCGCCGTGTCGCTGGACCTCTCCCCCGCCGGGGCCGAACGTGCCGAGCGGGCACTCGCCGGCGCCGGCCTCATCACCGACCCGGCCTCCCCCTGGGCCGGCGTCACCGCCTGCACCGGCCGCCCCGGCTGCGCGAAGGCGCTGGCGGACGTGCAGGCGGACGCGCGGCGCTGGGTGGAGGGCCTGGACCGCGCCCCCGGAACGCCCGTCCACTGGGCCGGCTGCGAGCGGCGCTGCGGCCTGCCCCGCGGCCGGGTCGTCGAGCTGATCGCGACCGCCGACGGCTACCGGCGGCAACCCGAGTGA
- the cobO gene encoding cob(I)yrinic acid a,c-diamide adenosyltransferase, with the protein MPQGKPAVVPDDGLTTRQRRTRPLLIVHTGPGKGKSTAAFGMALRAWNQGWPVGVFQFVKSAKWRIGEERALKVLGDSGEGGPVTWHKMGEGWSWIQRPGTEEDHAADAREGWEQIKRDLAAETYRFYVLDEFTYPLKWGWLDLDDVIAALTGRPGNQHVVITGRDAPERLVEVADLVTEMGKVRHPMDAGQKGQKGIEW; encoded by the coding sequence ATGCCGCAGGGCAAGCCGGCCGTCGTGCCCGACGACGGTCTCACCACGCGGCAGCGCCGCACCAGGCCGCTGCTGATCGTGCACACCGGCCCCGGCAAGGGCAAGTCCACGGCCGCGTTCGGGATGGCGTTGCGGGCGTGGAACCAGGGCTGGCCGGTCGGGGTGTTCCAGTTCGTGAAGTCGGCGAAGTGGCGCATCGGCGAGGAGCGGGCGCTCAAGGTGCTCGGGGACAGCGGCGAGGGCGGCCCGGTCACCTGGCACAAGATGGGCGAGGGCTGGTCGTGGATCCAGCGGCCCGGCACCGAGGAGGACCACGCGGCCGACGCCCGGGAGGGCTGGGAGCAGATCAAGCGGGATCTGGCGGCCGAGACGTACCGGTTCTACGTGCTGGACGAATTCACCTATCCCCTGAAGTGGGGGTGGCTGGACCTGGACGACGTGATTGCGGCGCTCACCGGCAGGCCGGGGAACCAGCATGTCGTGATCACCGGCAGGGACGCGCCCGAGCGGCTGGTCGAGGTGGCTGATCTGGTGACGGAGATGGGCAAGGTTCGCCATCCCATGGACGCCGGGCAGAAGGGCCAGAAGGGCATCGAGTGGTGA
- a CDS encoding cobalt-precorrin-6A reductase, with the protein MRRVLILGGTAEARALAAELDARPGLRVVSSLAGRVSNPRLPVGEVREGGFGGAGGLAAYLAEERIDALVDATHPFAQRMTASAATASSDTGVPLLVLRRPGWQEGPGDTWHRVPSLHAAADLLATGAWRTTASTAASVPGVAEARVFLTTGRRSLPVFAGLPGAWLLARSVDPPEPPVPPHVHVLLARGPYTLEGERALIREHHLNVLVTKDSGGQLTAAKLTAARELGLPVIMADRPPLPPGVRLVDTVAAATAWAAGQG; encoded by the coding sequence GTGCGGCGGGTCCTGATCCTGGGGGGCACGGCCGAGGCGCGGGCACTGGCGGCCGAGCTCGACGCGCGTCCCGGGCTGCGGGTCGTGTCGTCGCTGGCCGGACGGGTGAGCAACCCGCGCCTGCCGGTCGGGGAGGTGCGGGAAGGCGGGTTCGGCGGGGCCGGAGGGCTGGCCGCCTACCTGGCCGAGGAGCGCATCGACGCGCTGGTGGACGCCACCCATCCGTTCGCCCAGCGGATGACCGCGTCGGCCGCCACCGCCTCGTCGGACACCGGGGTGCCGCTCCTGGTCCTGCGGCGGCCGGGCTGGCAGGAGGGGCCGGGCGACACCTGGCACCGCGTCCCCTCCCTGCACGCCGCCGCCGACCTCCTCGCCACAGGCGCCTGGCGTACCACCGCGAGCACGGCCGCCTCCGTGCCGGGTGTCGCGGAGGCGCGCGTGTTCCTCACGACGGGCCGCAGGAGCCTGCCGGTCTTCGCGGGCCTGCCCGGGGCGTGGCTGCTGGCCAGGTCGGTGGATCCGCCGGAGCCGCCCGTGCCGCCCCACGTGCACGTCCTGCTCGCCCGAGGCCCGTACACACTCGAAGGAGAGCGCGCGCTCATCCGCGAGCACCACCTGAACGTGCTCGTCACCAAGGACAGCGGCGGGCAGCTGACCGCCGCCAAGCTGACCGCCGCCCGAGAGCTCGGCCTCCCGGTCATCATGGCCGACCGGCCGCCCCTCCCGCCCGGTGTCCGCCTGGTGGACACCGTGGCGGCGGCGACGGCCTGGGCGGCCGGTCAGGGATAG
- a CDS encoding precorrin-8X methylmutase, with translation MTDYLRDGAEIYRRSFATIRAETDLTGLPPEVAQVAVRMIHACGMTDLVTDLAWSPGVVVRAREALRRGAPVLCDAMMVASGVTRRRLPAANEVVCTLPDPRVPELAEKLGTTRSAAALELWRDRLDGAVVAIGNAPTALFRLLELVEEGAGRPAAVLGIPVGFIGAAESKQALAASGLEHLVVHGRRGGSAMTAAAVNAVANETE, from the coding sequence GTGACCGACTACCTCCGCGACGGCGCCGAGATCTACCGGCGCTCGTTCGCGACCATCCGCGCCGAGACCGACCTCACGGGCCTGCCGCCCGAGGTCGCCCAGGTGGCGGTGCGGATGATCCACGCCTGCGGCATGACCGACCTCGTCACCGACCTGGCCTGGTCCCCCGGCGTCGTGGTGCGGGCGCGCGAGGCGCTGCGCCGGGGCGCGCCCGTGTTGTGCGACGCCATGATGGTCGCCTCGGGCGTGACGAGGCGCAGGCTGCCCGCCGCCAACGAAGTGGTGTGCACGCTCCCCGACCCCCGCGTACCGGAGCTGGCGGAGAAGCTGGGCACCACGCGCAGCGCCGCCGCGCTGGAGTTGTGGCGCGACCGCCTCGACGGCGCGGTGGTGGCGATCGGGAACGCGCCGACCGCCCTGTTCCGGCTGCTGGAGCTGGTCGAGGAGGGCGCCGGACGGCCGGCGGCGGTGCTGGGCATCCCGGTGGGGTTCATCGGCGCGGCGGAGTCCAAGCAGGCGCTGGCCGCCAGTGGCCTGGAACACCTGGTGGTGCACGGTCGCCGCGGCGGCAGTGCGATGACGGCGGCGGCGGTCAACGCCGTCGCGAACGAGACGGAGTGA
- the cobJ gene encoding precorrin-3B C(17)-methyltransferase — MVKGRLYGVGLGPGDPELVTVKTARLIGEADVIAYHAARHGRSIARSIALPYMREGQIEELLLYPLTTETTDHPGGYQGALDDFYADCAQRLAAHLDAGRTVVVLAEGDPLFYGSYMHLHKRLAHRYETAVVPGVTSVSAASAVLGRPLVERDEVLTVLPGTLPAEVLAERLRETDSAAVLKLGRTFEKVREALAEAGRLDDAWYVERATMGAERVAPLKDVDAGGVPYFSLALLASPAERTFVPEPPVARQSGEVAVVGLGPAGRPWLTPEAQEALAAATDLVGYGPYVDRVAPNPRQRRHRTDNRVEAERARHALELARDGARVAVVSSGDPGVFAMASAVLEAAADFPDVPVRIVPGLTAAQAVASRVGAPLGHDYCVVSLSDLLKPWEVVAGRLTAAARADLVLAIYNPASRSRTWQLAAARDLLLEHRDAATPVVIGRDVGGEQESVTVTTLGDLDPGQVDMRCLLIIGSSTTRVTGRGLVYTPRRYP, encoded by the coding sequence ATGGTGAAGGGACGCCTGTACGGGGTCGGGCTCGGCCCCGGTGACCCGGAGCTGGTCACGGTCAAGACCGCCAGGCTGATCGGTGAGGCGGACGTGATCGCGTACCACGCCGCCAGGCACGGCCGCAGCATCGCCCGTTCGATCGCTCTGCCGTACATGAGGGAGGGGCAGATCGAGGAGCTGCTGCTCTACCCATTGACCACGGAGACCACCGACCATCCAGGCGGCTACCAGGGCGCGCTCGACGACTTCTACGCCGACTGCGCGCAGCGGCTGGCCGCGCACCTGGACGCGGGGCGGACCGTGGTGGTGCTGGCCGAGGGCGATCCGCTGTTCTACGGCTCGTACATGCACCTGCACAAGCGGCTCGCCCACCGCTACGAGACCGCGGTGGTGCCGGGCGTGACGTCGGTCAGCGCCGCGTCGGCCGTGCTCGGCCGGCCGCTGGTGGAGCGGGACGAGGTGCTGACGGTGCTGCCCGGCACGTTGCCGGCGGAGGTGCTGGCCGAGCGGCTGCGGGAGACGGACTCGGCGGCGGTGCTCAAGCTGGGCAGGACGTTCGAGAAGGTGCGCGAGGCGCTGGCCGAGGCCGGCCGGCTGGATGACGCCTGGTACGTCGAGCGTGCCACGATGGGCGCCGAGCGGGTGGCGCCGCTGAAGGACGTGGACGCCGGCGGCGTGCCGTACTTCTCGCTGGCCCTGCTCGCCAGCCCGGCCGAGCGCACGTTCGTGCCGGAGCCGCCCGTGGCGAGGCAGTCCGGTGAGGTGGCCGTCGTGGGGCTGGGCCCGGCGGGGCGGCCGTGGCTGACGCCCGAGGCGCAGGAGGCGCTGGCCGCCGCCACCGACCTCGTCGGGTACGGCCCGTACGTGGACCGGGTGGCCCCGAACCCGCGCCAGCGCCGCCACCGCACCGACAACCGGGTGGAGGCCGAACGCGCCAGGCACGCGCTGGAGCTGGCCCGCGACGGTGCCCGGGTGGCGGTGGTGTCGTCGGGGGATCCCGGTGTGTTCGCCATGGCCAGCGCGGTGCTGGAGGCGGCGGCGGACTTCCCGGACGTGCCGGTGCGGATCGTGCCGGGGCTGACGGCCGCGCAGGCGGTGGCCAGCCGGGTGGGGGCGCCGCTGGGGCACGACTACTGCGTGGTGTCGCTGTCCGACCTGCTCAAGCCGTGGGAGGTGGTGGCCGGACGGCTCACTGCCGCTGCGAGGGCCGACCTGGTGCTGGCGATCTACAACCCGGCCTCGCGCAGCCGCACGTGGCAGCTCGCGGCGGCCCGTGACCTGCTGCTGGAGCACCGGGACGCCGCCACCCCCGTCGTGATCGGGCGTGACGTGGGCGGCGAGCAGGAGAGCGTGACCGTCACGACGCTGGGCGACCTGGATCCCGGGCAGGTGGACATGCGCTGCCTGCTGATCATCGGCTCCTCGACCACCCGGGTCACCGGTCGCGGCCTGGTCTACACGCCCCGCCGCTATCCCTGA
- the cobN gene encoding cobaltochelatase subunit CobN — protein sequence MPGDSRTVLLLSTSDTDLLSARASAAPYRLANPARLAAGDLPALVEGADLVVVRLLGGRRAWEEGLDALLAGPRPVVVLGGEQAPDAELMELSTVSGGVCAEAHAYLAHGGPANLAELHAFLSDTVLLTGHGFAPPARTPSWGRLERAARTGRPGTPGYEPVVGVLYYRAHHLAGNTAFVEALCAAIEDAGGRAMPIFCSSLRTAEPELLDALRAADVLVVTVLAAGGARPATAAAGGDDEAWDVGALAALDVPILQGLCLTTSRQAWEENDDGLSPLDAASQVAIPEFDGRIITVPFSFKEIDEDGLTVYAADPERAARVAGLAVRHGLLRHVPPAGRRLVVMLSAYPTKHSRVGNAVGLDTPASTVRLLARLAEAGYDLGDGFPGVAEQDGDALIHALIAAGGQDQDWLTEEHLAGNPVRISAASYEQWYRTLPGDLRAAMERHWGPPPGELFVHDGDLVLAALRAGNLVVMVQPPRGFGENPIAIYHDPDLPPSHHYLAAYRWLSAEFGAHAMVHVGKHGNLEWLPGKSAGMSAACATDAAIGDLPLVYPFLVNDPGEGTQAKRRAHAVLVDHLVPPMARADTYGDIARLEQLLDEHATIAALDPAKLPAIRAQIWTLIQAARLDHDLGLADRPHDSEFDDFLLHVDGWLCEVKDAQIRDGLHVLGQAPVGQVRVDLVLAMLRARQLWAGRETLPGLREALGLVEDGTAGLTAVDRAEAVARSLVEGMEERGWAPEAAPEVARAILTDAPPVPADVPAGSDGDEVPELVTRILTFAATEVVPRLARTTDELDHVLHALDGGYVPAGPSGSPLRGLVNVLPTGRNFYSVDPRAVPSRLAWETGQAMAESLLERYRADTGEWPRSVGLSVWGTSAMRTAGDDVAEVLALLGVRPEWDEASRRVTRLEPIPLAELGRPRIDVTVRISGFFRDAFPHVVAMLDDAVRLVAALDEPHEHNYVRAHVAGTAAGAAGDERRATMRIFGSAPGAYGAGLLPLIDSRNWRDDADLAEVYAVWGGFAYGRDLDGVAARPQMEDAYRRIAVAAKNVDSREHDIADSDDYFQYHGGMIATVRALTGRAPAAYVGDSTRPDAVRTRTLSEETARIFRARVVNPRWLAAMRRHGYKGAFELAATVDYLFGYDATTGVVADWMYDKLTETYVLDPENQAFLAESNPWALHGIAERLLEAAERGMWERPDPEVLRGLQEIYLKTEGDLEDDTSR from the coding sequence GTGCCTGGCGACAGCCGTACCGTCCTGCTGCTCTCGACATCGGACACCGACCTGCTGAGCGCCCGCGCGAGCGCGGCCCCGTACCGGCTGGCCAATCCGGCCAGGCTGGCCGCCGGCGACCTGCCCGCGCTGGTGGAGGGTGCGGACCTGGTCGTGGTGCGCCTGCTCGGCGGGCGGCGCGCCTGGGAGGAGGGGCTGGACGCGCTGCTGGCCGGCCCGAGGCCCGTGGTGGTGCTGGGCGGGGAGCAGGCGCCGGACGCGGAGCTGATGGAGCTGTCCACGGTGAGCGGTGGCGTCTGCGCCGAGGCGCACGCGTACCTGGCCCACGGCGGGCCGGCGAACCTGGCCGAGCTGCACGCCTTCCTGTCGGACACCGTGCTGCTGACCGGCCACGGGTTCGCGCCGCCCGCGCGGACGCCGTCCTGGGGGAGGCTGGAGCGGGCGGCCAGAACGGGCCGGCCCGGCACCCCGGGGTACGAGCCCGTGGTGGGGGTGCTCTACTACCGGGCGCACCACCTGGCGGGCAACACCGCGTTCGTGGAGGCGCTCTGCGCGGCGATCGAGGACGCGGGCGGCCGGGCCATGCCGATCTTCTGCTCGTCCCTGCGCACCGCCGAGCCCGAACTGCTCGACGCACTCCGGGCCGCGGACGTGCTGGTCGTGACGGTGCTGGCGGCGGGCGGCGCGCGTCCCGCCACGGCCGCCGCGGGCGGCGACGACGAGGCGTGGGACGTGGGCGCGCTGGCCGCGCTCGACGTGCCGATCCTCCAGGGCCTCTGCCTGACCACCAGCAGGCAGGCGTGGGAGGAGAACGACGACGGCCTGTCGCCGCTGGACGCCGCCTCGCAGGTGGCGATCCCCGAGTTCGACGGGCGGATCATCACGGTGCCGTTCTCGTTCAAGGAGATCGACGAGGACGGGCTGACCGTCTACGCCGCCGACCCCGAGCGGGCCGCCCGGGTGGCCGGCCTCGCCGTACGGCACGGGCTGCTGCGCCACGTCCCGCCCGCCGGGCGGCGCCTGGTCGTGATGTTGTCGGCGTACCCGACCAAGCACTCCCGCGTCGGGAACGCCGTCGGCCTGGACACCCCGGCCAGCACCGTACGGCTGCTCGCCAGGCTCGCCGAGGCAGGGTACGACCTGGGCGACGGCTTCCCCGGCGTGGCCGAGCAGGACGGCGACGCGCTCATCCACGCGCTGATCGCCGCCGGCGGCCAGGACCAGGACTGGCTGACGGAAGAGCACCTGGCGGGCAATCCGGTACGGATCTCCGCCGCCTCGTACGAGCAGTGGTACCGCACGCTGCCCGGGGACCTGCGGGCCGCGATGGAGCGGCACTGGGGGCCGCCGCCCGGCGAGCTGTTCGTGCACGACGGCGATCTCGTGCTGGCCGCGCTGCGCGCCGGGAACCTGGTCGTCATGGTCCAGCCGCCCCGCGGCTTCGGCGAGAACCCGATCGCCATCTACCACGACCCCGACCTGCCGCCCAGCCACCACTACCTGGCCGCGTACCGCTGGTTGTCGGCCGAGTTCGGCGCGCACGCGATGGTGCACGTGGGCAAGCACGGCAACCTGGAATGGCTGCCGGGCAAGTCGGCGGGGATGTCCGCCGCGTGCGCCACCGACGCGGCCATCGGGGACCTGCCGCTGGTGTACCCGTTCCTGGTGAACGACCCCGGCGAGGGCACCCAGGCCAAGCGGCGGGCGCACGCCGTGCTGGTGGACCACCTGGTGCCGCCGATGGCCAGGGCCGACACGTACGGGGACATCGCGCGGCTGGAGCAGCTCCTGGACGAGCACGCCACCATCGCCGCCCTGGACCCGGCCAAGCTGCCCGCGATCCGGGCGCAGATCTGGACGCTCATCCAGGCCGCCCGGCTCGACCACGACCTGGGGCTGGCGGACCGGCCGCACGACAGCGAGTTCGACGACTTCCTGCTGCATGTGGACGGGTGGCTGTGCGAGGTGAAGGACGCGCAGATCCGCGACGGGCTGCACGTGCTCGGGCAGGCGCCGGTGGGGCAGGTCCGGGTGGATCTGGTGCTGGCCATGCTGCGGGCGCGGCAGCTGTGGGCCGGGCGTGAGACGCTGCCGGGGCTTCGTGAGGCGCTCGGGCTGGTGGAGGACGGGACGGCGGGGCTGACGGCCGTGGATCGGGCCGAGGCGGTCGCGCGTTCGCTGGTGGAGGGGATGGAGGAACGCGGCTGGGCACCCGAGGCGGCCCCCGAGGTCGCCCGCGCCATCCTCACGGACGCGCCGCCAGTGCCCGCCGACGTGCCGGCCGGGAGCGACGGGGATGAGGTTCCCGAGCTCGTCACCCGCATCCTCACCTTCGCCGCCACCGAGGTCGTCCCCCGGCTGGCGCGCACCACCGACGAGCTCGACCACGTCCTGCACGCCCTGGACGGCGGGTACGTCCCGGCCGGGCCCAGCGGGTCGCCGCTGCGCGGCCTGGTCAACGTGCTGCCGACGGGCCGCAACTTCTACTCCGTGGACCCCAGGGCGGTCCCCAGCAGGCTGGCCTGGGAGACCGGGCAGGCGATGGCCGAGTCGCTGCTGGAGCGCTACCGCGCCGACACGGGGGAGTGGCCGCGCTCCGTGGGCCTGTCCGTCTGGGGCACCAGCGCCATGCGGACGGCGGGCGACGACGTGGCGGAGGTGCTGGCGCTGCTCGGGGTCCGCCCCGAATGGGACGAGGCCTCCCGCCGCGTCACCCGCCTGGAGCCGATCCCGCTCGCCGAGCTGGGCCGGCCCAGGATCGACGTGACGGTCCGGATCAGCGGCTTCTTCCGGGACGCGTTCCCGCACGTGGTGGCGATGCTCGACGACGCCGTACGCCTGGTCGCCGCCCTGGACGAGCCGCACGAGCACAACTACGTACGCGCCCACGTGGCCGGGACGGCGGCAGGGGCGGCGGGCGACGAACGGCGGGCCACGATGCGCATCTTCGGTTCCGCGCCCGGCGCGTACGGTGCGGGGCTGCTGCCACTGATCGACAGCCGCAACTGGCGCGACGACGCCGACCTGGCCGAGGTGTACGCGGTGTGGGGCGGCTTCGCCTACGGCCGGGACCTCGACGGCGTGGCCGCCCGCCCGCAGATGGAGGACGCCTACCGCCGCATCGCCGTGGCCGCCAAGAACGTCGACAGCCGCGAGCACGACATCGCCGACTCCGACGACTACTTCCAGTACCACGGCGGCATGATCGCCACCGTCCGGGCACTCACCGGCAGGGCCCCGGCCGCCTACGTCGGCGACAGCACCCGGCCGGACGCCGTACGCACCAGGACGCTCTCCGAGGAGACCGCCCGCATCTTCCGCGCCAGGGTCGTCAACCCGCGCTGGCTGGCCGCGATGCGGCGGCACGGCTACAAGGGCGCGTTCGAGCTCGCCGCCACCGTCGACTACCTGTTCGGCTACGACGCCACCACCGGGGTGGTCGCCGACTGGATGTACGACAAGCTGACCGAGACGTACGTGCTCGACCCGGAGAACCAGGCGTTCCTGGCCGAGTCGAACCCGTGGGCCCTGCACGGCATCGCCGAACGCCTCCTCGAGGCCGCCGAGCGCGGCATGTGGGAGCGGCCCGATCCCGAGGTGCTGCGCGGTCTGCAGGAGATCTATCTCAAGACCGAGGGAGACCTGGAGGACGACACCAGCCGCTGA
- the cobM gene encoding precorrin-4 C(11)-methyltransferase, with amino-acid sequence MTVYFIGAGPGAADLITLRGLRRLQTAPVCLYAGSLVPRELLDSCPPGTRLVDTANLTLDEIVAELLAAHRDGLDVARLHSGDPSVFSAVAEQMRRLDGLGVPYEVVPGVPAFAAAAAALGRELTVPGVGQTIILTRTAARATPMPEGEDLTTLGASGATMVLHLAVQRIDEVVAELLPSYGGDCPVAVVARASRADEVILRGTLADIGEQVRAAGIRRTAVIVVGRVLSATQFPDSHLYSVERERTCGGS; translated from the coding sequence GTGACCGTGTACTTCATCGGCGCCGGCCCCGGCGCCGCCGACCTGATCACCCTCCGCGGGCTGCGCCGGCTGCAGACGGCGCCGGTGTGCCTGTACGCGGGATCGCTGGTGCCCCGCGAACTGCTCGACTCCTGCCCGCCCGGCACCAGGCTCGTCGACACCGCGAACCTCACCCTCGACGAGATCGTCGCCGAACTGCTCGCCGCCCACCGCGACGGGCTCGACGTCGCCCGCCTGCACTCCGGCGACCCTTCGGTGTTCAGCGCCGTGGCCGAGCAGATGCGGCGGCTGGACGGGCTCGGGGTGCCGTACGAGGTGGTGCCGGGCGTCCCCGCGTTCGCGGCGGCGGCGGCCGCGCTGGGGCGGGAGCTGACCGTGCCCGGCGTCGGGCAGACGATCATCCTGACCCGTACGGCCGCGCGGGCCACGCCGATGCCCGAGGGCGAGGACCTCACCACGCTGGGGGCGAGCGGGGCCACGATGGTGCTGCATCTGGCGGTGCAGCGGATCGACGAGGTGGTGGCCGAGCTGCTGCCGTCGTACGGGGGCGACTGTCCTGTGGCCGTGGTGGCCCGGGCGAGCAGGGCCGACGAGGTGATCCTGCGGGGGACGCTGGCGGACATCGGGGAGCAGGTGCGTGCGGCGGGCATCCGGCGGACGGCGGTGATCGTGGTCGGGCGCGTGCTGTCGGCCACGCAGTTTCCCGACAGCCATCTCTACAGCGTGGAGCGGGAGCGGACGTGCGGCGGGTCCTGA
- a CDS encoding cobyrinate a,c-diamide synthase, which yields MVRIPRLVVAAPSSGSGKTTVATGLMAALRARGLRVSPHKVGPDYIDPGYHALATGRPGRNLDPWLQGEERVVPLFLHGAAGCEVAVVEGVMGLFDGRGDTEFASTAHVARLLGAPVVLVVDASRQSRSVAAVVHGFATFDPRVRVGGVVLNRVGSDRHAELCRSALAGVGVPVLGVVRRDDAVFTPSRHLGLVPAAERQGEAVDAVERLAALVARSCDLDALLRLARSAPPLDAFPWDPVAAAWGRGDGQVSGPGGPGGLGGPGALGGPGGLGVSTGFPGRVGAVAGVRPVVAVAGGAAFTFGYAEHVELLRAAGADVVTFDPLRDERLPDGAGALVIGGGFPEVYAAELAANEPLRAQVAAFGGPIVAECAGLLYLCDELDGRRMCGRVPGRASMTSRLTLGYREAVALARTPLTRPGERFRGHEFHRTTVEYAGPPLFRWEDRSRRSGTGTHGRSTGQSGGDGYGDALVAASYLHLHWAGTPGTAQRLVSSSRSPSVLR from the coding sequence GTGGTGAGGATCCCGCGGCTGGTCGTCGCGGCGCCGTCGTCCGGCAGCGGGAAGACGACCGTGGCCACGGGGCTCATGGCGGCGCTGCGGGCGCGCGGCCTGCGGGTCTCGCCGCACAAGGTCGGCCCCGACTACATCGATCCCGGCTATCACGCGCTGGCCACCGGGCGGCCCGGCCGGAACCTCGATCCGTGGCTGCAGGGTGAGGAGCGGGTCGTGCCGCTGTTCCTGCACGGGGCGGCGGGGTGCGAGGTCGCGGTGGTCGAGGGCGTGATGGGGCTGTTCGACGGGAGGGGCGACACGGAGTTCGCCTCGACCGCGCACGTCGCCCGGCTGCTGGGCGCGCCCGTGGTGCTGGTGGTGGACGCGTCCAGGCAGAGCAGGTCGGTGGCGGCGGTGGTGCACGGGTTCGCCACGTTCGATCCGCGGGTGCGGGTGGGCGGGGTGGTGCTCAACCGGGTCGGGTCCGATCGGCATGCGGAGTTATGCCGTTCCGCGCTGGCGGGGGTGGGAGTGCCGGTGCTGGGGGTGGTGCGGCGGGATGATGCCGTGTTCACGCCGTCGCGGCATCTGGGGCTGGTGCCCGCGGCCGAGCGGCAGGGGGAAGCGGTGGACGCGGTGGAGCGGCTGGCCGCGCTGGTGGCCCGGTCGTGCGACCTGGATGCGCTGCTGCGGCTGGCGAGGTCGGCTCCTCCGCTGGACGCGTTTCCCTGGGATCCGGTCGCCGCCGCCTGGGGCCGAGGGGATGGCCAGGTCAGCGGGCCTGGCGGACCCGGCGGGCTTGGCGGACCCGGCGCGCTGGGCGGACCCGGCGGGCTGGGCGTTTCCACCGGTTTCCCCGGTCGCGTCGGTGCGGTGGCGGGGGTGCGGCCCGTGGTGGCGGTGGCGGGTGGGGCGGCGTTCACGTTCGGGTACGCCGAGCACGTGGAGCTGCTGCGGGCGGCGGGGGCGGACGTCGTGACGTTCGACCCGCTGCGTGACGAGCGCCTGCCGGACGGCGCCGGCGCGCTGGTGATCGGCGGCGGCTTCCCCGAGGTGTACGCCGCCGAGCTGGCCGCCAACGAGCCCCTGCGCGCACAGGTGGCGGCCTTCGGCGGGCCGATCGTGGCCGAGTGCGCGGGGCTGCTGTACCTGTGCGACGAGCTGGACGGGCGGCGCATGTGCGGCCGCGTCCCTGGCCGGGCCTCGATGACGTCCCGGCTCACGCTCGGTTACCGGGAGGCCGTCGCGCTCGCGCGTACGCCGCTGACCAGGCCGGGCGAGCGCTTCCGCGGGCACGAGTTCCACCGCACCACGGTCGAGTACGCGGGCCCGCCACTGTTCCGCTGGGAGGATCGCTCCCGCCGGAGCGGCACCGGCACCCACGGGAGGAGCACCGGTCAGAGCGGCGGCGACGGGTACGGCGATGCGCTGGTGGCGGCCTCTTACCTGCACCTGCACTGGGCCGGCACGCCGGGGACGGCTCAGCGGCTGGTGTCGTCCTCCAGGTCTCCCTCGGTCTTGAGATAG